The nucleotide window TTCGGTCTGGTTTACGGAACTGTTCTGGTCTCTTTTGCCAGCACCACAGGTGCAACCCTGGCATTTTTATTTTCCAGGTATATGTTCAAAGACTGGGTTCAGCGTAAATTTTCATCAAACCTTGATGCCATTAACAAGGGGATGGAAAAAGAGGGTGGATTTTACCTGTTTGCCTTAAGGCTTGTGCCGGTGTTTCCTTTTTTTGTGATCAACCTGGTCATGGGATTAACGGCTCTTCGCACCAGTGTGTTTTATATTGTGTCCCAGGTGGGAATGCTGGCAGGAACCATTGTCTATGTGAATGCCGGAACCCATTTGGCAAAAATAGAATCAGCTGGTGGAATTTTATCGTTAAAACTTATTTTTTCCTTTGTTTTGTTGGGTATTTTTCCGATTATTGCCAGACGCTTTATATCGGCAGTTAGGCAGAGGAAAGTTTTTTCAAAATTTATGAAGCCAAAAAAATATGAGTATAACCTGGTTGTCATAGGTGCAGGCTCTGCCGGGCTTGTGGCCTCCTATATCGCAGCAGCCGTCAAAGCAAAGGTAGCCTTGATTGAGGCTCATCAAATGGGGGGGGATTGTCTCAATACCGGGTGTGTTCCCAGCAAGGCTTTGCTTGCCGGTGCTAAATTTCTTTCCCGTGTCAAAAGAGCAGAAGAGTACGGGTTTGACAAGGCCTCGGTAGAGTTTGATTTTGCAAGGGTCATGGAGCGGGTTCAATCTGTTATTAAAAAAGTGGAACCTCATGATTCGGTTGAGCGGTATACCGGGCTGGGTGTGGATTGTATTCATGGTAAAGCAAAAATCATATCCCCGTTTGAAGTTTGTGTGAATGATAAAATATTCACCACAAAAAATATTATTATCGCAACCGGTGCAACCCCTATGGTGCCTGACCTGCCGGGCCTGGAAAAGATAAACTATCTGACTTCGGATACAATCTGGGATATCAGGACCCTGCCGAAAAAACTGCTGGTGCTGGGTGCCGGACCTATTGGGTGTGAGCTGGCCCAGGGTTTTTCAAGACTGGGATCAAATGTGACACTTGTACAGAGAAGCGGCCGGATAATGAAAAAGGAAGACCCGGACGCGGCTCAGATTATTTTGGACCGGTTTCAGGCAGAGGGTATAACACTTTTTTTGAATCATTCAGCCAGAGCTATTGATGTTTTGGGGGAGGAGAAAAAACTTGTCTGTGACCATGATGGAAAAGAGGTAAAAATACCATTTGACGAAATATTGATCGCTCTTGGAAGGGTTCCTGATGTTAAGGGGGTTGGCCTTGAAGAGCTGGGGATTGAGTTGAAAGGCAATCAATCAATTAAAACCAATGAATTTTTGCAGACCAATTTTCCCAATATCTATTGCTGTGGAGATGTTCATGGTCGGTATCAGTTTACCCACACAGCAGCTCATGAATCATGGTATGCTTCTGTGAACGCACTGTTTGGCGGATTTAAAAAATTCAGAGTGGATTACAGTATCATCCCCTGGGCTACTTTCACTGATCCTGAAGTGGCAAGGGTGGGAATAAATGAGACAGATGCAAACCTTGCCGGCATTGATTATGAAATGGCCAGATATGGACTTGCTGATCTTGACCGGGCCATTGCAGATTCTGAAGACCATGGTTTTGTAAAGGTTTTGACCGTGCCGGGAAAGGACAGAATATTGGGGGTCACCATTGTGGGGCATCATGCAGCAGATGTGATTTCCGAGTTTGTATTGGCAATGAAGCATGGAATAGGATTGAATAAAATTCTTGGGACCATCCATATTTATCCTACCATGGCAGAAGCCAACAAGTATGCAGCAGGTTTATGGAAGAAAACCCATGCACCTAAAAAATTACTTGCATGGGTCGCAAAATACCACGCCTGGGTGCGCAAGTAAGGTGTGGGTTGTTAAGTTAAGGTTAAGTTAAATTAATTTTTTAAAAGGAGGAAAATTTAAGATGAAAGTAACCATTACAAAACAGTGCATGGGTGACAGAAACTGTAACGATCTTTGTCCTGAAGTTTTTGAATATGATGAAGATCAATTAAAATCTACGATTAAAATAGATGATATTCCAAAACATCTTGAAGAGATCGTTCGCCGTGCAGCAGATGAATGCGGTGCAGATGCCATTATTATTGAAGAATAAAAAAGAAGGTGCCCATGGTTAAATTCAGGGAAAGTCAGACAGCAATTAATCTTCATACCTCTTTTGCAGCAGAGACCCAGGCAAGAACACGGTATGATTTTTTTGCAAACAAAGCCCGGGATGAAGGGTATATCCAGATAGCAAAGATATTTGATGAAACAGCGAATCAGGAATTTGAACATGCCCTGCGGTTTTTTAAATTTTTTAACGGGGGTGAGCTTGAGATCAAATGGACCTTTCCCACCGGTGTTATCAAGGATACATATGCCAATCTTCTTTCAGCGGCAGCATTGGAAAAGTATGTCAGTGAGGATATGTATGCCAAATTTGCTAAAATTGCTGAAGATGAAGGCTTTGAAAGGGCAAAAGATACGTTTGTTAATATTATTGTTGCTGAAAAGCATCATGAAAAGCTCTACCTTGAACTGGCCGGGAATATTGCAACGGACAGGGTGATTAAAAAAGACGACGAAAGAGTCTGGCGTTGCCTGAGCTGTGGATATATTCACACTGGAAAAGCAGCACCCAGAAAATGCCCTGCCTGTGTAAAACCGGCAGGCTTTTTTGAGTTGCTGTGTGAAAACTGGTAAACTGCTAAGCTGTAACCAACACACTTGGTGATACGTTTTTGTATCACCAAGTGTGTCTCATTTTTTGTGCCAATTATTTTATATCTTTGATTTCCTATTCTCGCCAATGGTTATAATTCCTGTGTTTAAAGCCGTCTTATGATTCTGTCGTGTGCAGGCACGAAATTTGCTATTAACTATATTATGTTGTTGTAGTATGTCGAATTGGTTTTATAAAAGTGATTTTATAAAAGTAGTCCTGAAACAGTGGATTAACTAAAACACTAATTGGAGGCGACGATGAGTCTTAATGATATAAAAAAAAATTATGATCTGATCAATTCCGTAGACTGGGACATGACACCGGAAGAGGCCATTGCGCTTCATCTTGAGTGGGGGCCGTTAAGATCACAGGCCTATTATAATTCACGGGACAATAGTAATGAAACCGTCTATTTCGTCATTAATACATGGAAAAAAATACCGATTTTAACCTTGGTCAGACGGCGGGGGTTTGATTCCGAAGAACTGGGAACTTTCAAGCTGCCCCAAAATCTTGAAAAAGAATTTATGAATGGAATCGGCAAGTATAAGGGGGTATATGCGGTTGATGGAAATGTAAGGGATTGGCTCAAAAAGGAGCTTGACGTTTAAGCAGTTATTATAATACTTGTCTTGGAGTTTTTAATTGCAAAAAAAGTTCGGGACAAAAACACCATATAAGATGTGTTTTTGTCCCGAATGATTTTCAGCAGTCTTTTTTATTGTTTTTTATAAATTCTTTTACCATCATATCTCCCAGCTCTTTTGACCTTTTTGCAGCAGCTTCCACAGCATTGATCATGGTGGTTCTAAGCCCTCCCTGCTCCAGGGTGTGTATGCCCACAACGGCTGTGCCGCCGGGAGATAAAACCCTGTCTTTGAGTTGCCCCGGGTGTTCTTTGGATTCAAGCAGGAGCTTTGCAGCCCCAAGCACTGTCTGAGTCGATAAGAACAGGGAATCTTTTCTTGATAATCCCATTTTGACACCAGCGTCTGCCATGGCATCAACAATTGTAAAAATATAGGCAGGGCCGCTGCCGCTTAATCCTGTAAAAGCATCCATGAGGATGTTTTCCTGGATAAAGACGGTTTTTCCGACAGAATCAAAAATAGCCCGTGCAAGTGCTATGTCTTCTTTTGTGGCGTATTCACCGGCGGCAATTGCAGTGGCGCTCTCTTTGACAAAGGCGCAGATATTGGGCATGACCCGGATCAGCCGAAGTTCCTTTTTAAGCCCTGATGCAATGGCGGCCAATGGAACACCGGCGGCAATGGAAATGATCAGTTTTGATGTGTCAAGAGCGGATGCGGTCTCTTTTAAGACCAATCCTAAAATCTGAGGTTTTGTGGCATAGACGATGATTTCAGACTTTTTTACCACTTCAATATTGTCCGTGGTTGTTACGACCTTGTATTTTGTTTGGAGTTCTTTTAAACGGTCTTCTGCAACGTCTGAACATATAATATTTTCAGGTTTTGCTGCCTTGGAAAGAACTAAGCCGCTGATTAATGCTTCGCCCATATTCCCGCTTCCGATAAATCCTATTTTTTTTTCCTGCAGCATAATGACTGTACTCCTTCATATGATTGATTAAAAATGAAACTTTTATAATAAGATGTTAAAAACAATATAGTCAAGATAAATTGTGTTGATTTTCAATTCGCAATGCAATTGGAAAAGTTAAATTTTTTTGCCATTTAAGAATTGAATCGTGAATGTGTGTGTTAAAGAATGATTTGTGTAGGAATGATAATTTGCCGTTAAAATTTTTATATCAGCTTATAATGCTTTTAATTTAAAGATAAGATGTTTTTTGAAAAGCATTGACTCCAAATTAATTTGTTGGCATAATAGTTTAAATTACTTTGGATACAATCTAAATAATAGGGAGATTTTCTTTTATGCAATATAGGCCCTATACACTCAAGAATTATCAAAAGATTTCAAAATTGAAATCTTTGCCTGAAACGGCTTCATTTGATATGAATGTCGTTGGCAGGGTTTTGCCCTTTAAAACGAATAATTATGTGGTTGATGAACTCATTGATTGGGATAACTATGACAAGGACCCATTGTTTGCCATTAATTTTCCTCAAAAAAGGCTGCTGGAGCCGGAACATTTCGAACTTGTCTCAGGATTGTTAGAATCCGGTGCAGACACGGGTACAATTGATAGGACAGTCGATGAAATCCGGCAGGGACTTAATCCCCACCCGGCAGGTCAGCTTGATTTTAACGTCCCGGTGCTTGCCGGAAATAAAGTCAGTGGAATCCAGCACAAATACAAGGAAACCATGCTTGTGTTTCCGGCCCAGGGTCAGACATGTCATGCTTATTGTACCTTTTGTTTCAGGTGGCCACAGTTTACCGGAATGAGTGGGCATAAAATAGCATTGAAACAGTCGGACATTTTTATTGAATACCTGAAACATCATCCTGAAATCACGGATGTCCTTTTCACCGGCGGTGACCCCATGACTATGAGTGCAGGCAGGCTGGAGGTTTATATTAATGCTTTGCTTGAATCAGGGCCTTCCAATCTCAGAACAATCCGGATCGGGACCAAATCGCTTTCTTACTGGCCTTACCGGTATCTGACGGATAATGATTCTGAAAAAATACTGGAACTTTTCAGAAAAATTACTGATTCCGGTCTTCATCTTTCCATAATGGCGCATATTAATCATTACAGGGAGATGTCCACCGATGCTTTTCGTGAGGCGGTAAAACGCATCCAACAGACAGGTGCCGTTATAAGATCCCAGTCGCCGGTTCTAAAAAATGTAAATGACTCATCTGATATCTGGGAAAAAATGTGGATTGATCAGGTGAATCTTGGAATCATCCCCTATTATATGTTTATTCCCAGGGATACCGGATCTCACATATTTTTTTCCATCCCTTTGATCAAGGCATATGACATTTTCAGAAAGGCGTTCAGTCGTGTGAGCGGTCTTGCAAGAACTGTAAGGGGGCCTAGTATGTCAGCACTTCCCGGAAAGATTAAAATCGATGGCATACCTGATATTAACGGTAAAAAGTACATTGCAATGTCTTTGATACAGGGCAGGTCTCCTGACTGGGTGAAAAAACCGTTTTTTGCTGAATATGATGAAAATGCCTGCTGGATTAATGAATTAAAACCGGCTTTTGGAGAAACATCTTTCTTTTTTGAGCGTGATGAATTCAAATCAGTTGATTAGGGTGATTTGAATAACTGCCTGCAGAAGTTTGTATGAGGAATCATCATCCTCAATGATTGCATTAAGCTGAGCTGATCTCCTTGAAGTATAAAAAGTTGTTGCTTTTAAGATGATTATCAATCAAATAAGAGAAAAAGTGTCAATTTAAAAGGATGGAAAAAAATAAGGATATAAAATTGGATCAGCTTAAAAATATACGTTGCAGGGAACTTCTGGTTTTATTAAGAAAAATTACACAGGCAATTGACATGCATTCAAAACGCCTGGACAAAAATTTTGGTTTGACTGGTCCTCAGCTGATCATTCTTCAAGAATTGTTAAACGGAGAAATGGCTGTTTCCGAACTGGCACGAAAGGTCAGTTTGAGTCAGGGAACCGTAACCGATATCATACACAGACTGGAAAAAAAGTCTTTGATCATCAAAAGGCGCAGTGATCTGGATAAACGTTGTGTTATGATTACGCTCTCTGAAAAATGTCGACATATCCTTGATCTTGCACCTCCACCTCTTCAGGAAACATTTGCGGATTCTTTTACACATTTGGAGGAATGGGAACAATTGATGATCTTAAGTTCCATGAACAGAATTGTGGACATGATGTCTGCTGAAAAAATCAAATCCTCTTCTATTATTGCCTCTGTTCCTGTAAAGATTTCTTCATGAAAATTTTATGTCAACCCCATTCATTTCAGCTTGGGGTGAATTGATGGGGCATAGAAGGATATGGGTTGATGCAGATGCATGCCCTGTGGTGATAAAAAATATTTTGTTTAAAGCCGCCCAGCGGGTTGGAATTTTTTTGACACTTGTTGCAAATCAGCAGATGTATATTCCACGTTCAAAATGGATTACACTGATTCAAGTGGTGCCGGGATTTGATGAAGCAGACAATGAAATCGTAAACAGGGTATGCCCTGACGACATTGTAATTACAAGTGATATCCCTTTGGCAGCCAAGGTATTGGAAAAAAGAGGGCACGCACTTAATCCACGGGGAGAGTTGTATTCCAAGGATACCATTCGTGGAGTTCTTTTGATGAGAGATTTCAAAGAGACTCTTCGATCAAGTGGTATTGAAACTGGTGGCCCACCAGCACTCACTCAGAAAAATCGTAACATTTTTGCTGCAAACCTGGATAAACTATTGCTAAAAACAATCTGTTCCTGAGCCAAATGGTACATCTTAACCAGCCTGGATGAGTTTATCGCCTGATAAATTTTTTATACTTTTCTTGATAAAAAGTAAACGCCTAAACACCTGGACAAAAGTTCCCTCCTTTATATAACAATGAATTTTCCTGATTGAAAGGCCGTCTTCAAAGCTGGGATCGGAAAAAATTTTAGTATAGGTGCTTATTGGTTAATAATTTTTCTGGATATCGACACACCACTAAGCTACAAGATAATATCTTATTGATAAAAAAATAATTGAGGAATTAACTCTTGATGATATTCGGCTCATCTTGACCGGAACGTCATTAAGTATTTGTAGTCACCAATATCAGCAGTTTTGTCTGTTTTGTATCAATCTGTAATTATTTCAGTCATAAACACTGCCGTTGTTATATCATGGATTTTGGACGATTGGTACATCATCAAGCATATTTGTATTTATCGACCACCTGTAATTTTTAAACCTAAAATACCAGACTGATATAAACAATCTGGGGTATTGACAAAAGAAACAACTCATATCGATCTTATGCAGAATGTTGGACATAATAATGAAATAATACAATATGGGAATATTTCTGGATGCTGCATGATACAGCAAAAATATATGAATAATTTTAAGATATTGTATTCTCATCTATTTGCCATATTTGTGGATGATAATTCTTTAAATCCACTTAAAAAACTTATGACTCACGAGAGATCAAACAGGATACGGAACTGTTTGCCAAACATTGGTTTTTCTATGTTACAAATCCATCAGGCTGGATATCCTGATTCCCTGTCCTGATATCATTCCCGGTGATATTCCTTGTACCATCAAAGGTTAGCTCTTGCAGTTTTCTACAAATATGTTGTTTTTCATCCCGCCATAAGCCAGGCAAGGTTTTTTTGTTCTTAATTATCAAATTTAAAATAGAGTCAAAAAGAAATATAACATTTTTGTATGTATATTTGAGTATGAAAAATTCAAATTCGTAATAAATTTGATAATTAACTGAGAGCTTTTGCTCTTCTTAAATATAAAACATCAAATTTATCGTATGGTTTCAGAATGTTATAAACTATGTCATATTCTTTGAACGCTTCCTGGCACAGGGTTTGCTCTATGCAATAAAAGACACAAGCTGAAAAGAAAATATGATTTTAAAGAGAGGATCGTTATCATGTTGGGAAAAAAAATACTGATGTCTTCAGGGGGAGTACTTTTAACAGCGACTCGTGCCTTTGCAGAAGCAGGAGTCATTGATACGGGAGATACTGCCTGGGTCACCATATCAACCGCCCTGGTCATGATGATGACTCCGGCAGGCCTGGCTTTGTTTTATGGCGGTATGTCACGGTATAAAAACATGCTGAATACCATTGCCATGATTCTGGTTGCCTATTGTCTTGCCAGTATTGTCTGGGTTGGGTGGGGATACTCCCTTGCTTTTGGTGAGGGCTCAACCCTTTTTATCGGCAATCTGCAATATTTTTTTTTGAGCGGTATTGATATTCATTCCGTATCCGGGACCATCCCCACTCTTATTTTTGTGTTGTTCCAGATGACTTTTGCCTGTATTGGTGTTGCCATTATCCTGGGATCCGTGGTCGACAGGATGAAATTTTCTTCATGGATTGTATTTACTATTTTATGGGTGACCTTTGTATATACACCGGTTTGCAACTGGGCCTGGGGTGGCGGATGGATGCATAAGATCGGTGCCCTTGATTTTGCCGGCGGCAATGTTGTCCACATCAACGCGGGTGTTTCAGGGCTGGTGCTGGCCATGTTTCTCGGGAAGCGAAACGGGTATGGAAAAGAATCCATGATTCCGTCCAGCGTCAGTTTTACTGCCCTTGGCGCTGGCTTGTTATGGTTTGGATGGTTTGGATTTAATGCCGGCAGCGCACTGGCAGCAGACGGCATTGCTGCTTCTGCATTCCTGGTCACCAATACCGCTGCTGCCATGGGTGGGCTGGCCTGGTTGTTTGTTGAATGGAAACACAGCAAAAAACCAACCCTTCTGGGGCTTGCATCCGGTGCCATCGCGGGTCTTGTGGGTATAACCCCTGCTGCAGGCTTTGTCACTTTGGCAGGGGCCCTGGTAATCGGGGCTGTTGCAGGCATCATCGGTTTTTTCGGCGTTGCCGTACTCAAGCAGAAGTTGGGATATGATGATTCTCTTGACGCCTTTGGCATACACGGCCTGTGCGGGATGTGGGGAGCTATGGCCACGGGGCTTTTTGCATCCCCTTCCATCACTGAAGGGGCGGCAGGCCTGTTTTACGGCAATCCGGGACAGGTTTGGATTCAGTTTTTGTCCATTGTAGGCACCATTGCTTTCAGTGCAACGGCCACTCTTATCGTGGTGCTGGTAACCCGGATGCTGACCAACGGACTGAGGGTGGACAGGGAGGAAGAATTTGCCGGACTTGACAATGCCCTTCACGGCGAACGTGCATTTGAAATAGAATAGATACAAAATTTCAGGCATCCCGCCTCTTGTATTACTCCCTTTTTATCTTACATGGGCGGTTCCGGCTTTGTTAATAAGTCGGAACCGCTGCAAAAAAAAATTACGGTCTCGCCTGTGAACTAAACATTCATTCTTAAGAAAGTGTCCTTGCAGTTGCCAGCCTGGGTGATCTGTACCCTGCCGCGCCAGGTATACTGAAATGCATTCCGAATAAGGTTGCCCGTCACAATTCGGGCCTGTGAACCTGGGAACTGAATAATGAAGGATTCCGTATCAAGATCAACCTCAACATTCTTATCTCTGATTTTTGTTGTTTCAAGCTTATCCATGTTATGGGGGTAAGGAGCGGCAGATAAACTTTTTTTGAAATCAAAAGCTCATAATTAAAAAGATTGATTGATTTAATAAACCAAAGACGTATGATGATGTTTAGTTAAAAAATATTTTTATATGAAAGTTTTCAAAGATTCATACAGAGATTTTCGATCTTTGTTGTGGGCAAACATGGATGAAAGACCAAGTCTGCTCGTGGCGGTTTATATGAAAGAACTTTTAACCTGCTGAAATTAAGTGTCTTTCATTATTTGTTGTGGCAGAGTGATCTGCCATGGCCGTTATTGCGGTCGTCAAGCACGAAAAAAAACAGTGGATCATCTTGTATTTCGGGTACTCTTGATGCGGTAAAAGGAGAGTTTATATTTTAAAGGACAGACTTGAATGTATTTATTCTCAATATAATAAAAGGCAATATGTGGACCCTGATCCGCTTTTGTTTTTGTATGATTATCCTGAAAAGAAAAACCGGGAAATAGCGGGGTTCATTGCCGCCTGTTTTGCCTATGGCCGGGTTGATCAGATCATGAAAACCGTGGGCCATATTCTTGGAAAGCTTGGGCCTGATCCTTTTACATACCTGATGACCCGGACAAAAAAAGATATGGCGAATGAGTTTAAAGGGTTTCGATACAGATTTGCAAATGAGTCCCATCTGGTTCACCTGTTATGGGGGATCAGGACGGTTTTAAAGAAGTTTTCATCTCTTGAAAATTGTTTTTATGAGGGAACTGAATCTACTGATGAAAACGTTTTACCAGGGCTTGTCTTTTTGTTTGAGCAGATGAAT belongs to Desulfobacula toluolica Tol2 and includes:
- a CDS encoding FAD-dependent oxidoreductase gives rise to the protein MKKSLGVKIILLMVIAGVIVLFFLFDLDRYFSFVNLKSQLDFFEGYYRQHKALTMVMYMAVYVLMAALSLPGAAVMTLAGGALFGLVYGTVLVSFASTTGATLAFLFSRYMFKDWVQRKFSSNLDAINKGMEKEGGFYLFALRLVPVFPFFVINLVMGLTALRTSVFYIVSQVGMLAGTIVYVNAGTHLAKIESAGGILSLKLIFSFVLLGIFPIIARRFISAVRQRKVFSKFMKPKKYEYNLVVIGAGSAGLVASYIAAAVKAKVALIEAHQMGGDCLNTGCVPSKALLAGAKFLSRVKRAEEYGFDKASVEFDFARVMERVQSVIKKVEPHDSVERYTGLGVDCIHGKAKIISPFEVCVNDKIFTTKNIIIATGATPMVPDLPGLEKINYLTSDTIWDIRTLPKKLLVLGAGPIGCELAQGFSRLGSNVTLVQRSGRIMKKEDPDAAQIILDRFQAEGITLFLNHSARAIDVLGEEKKLVCDHDGKEVKIPFDEILIALGRVPDVKGVGLEELGIELKGNQSIKTNEFLQTNFPNIYCCGDVHGRYQFTHTAAHESWYASVNALFGGFKKFRVDYSIIPWATFTDPEVARVGINETDANLAGIDYEMARYGLADLDRAIADSEDHGFVKVLTVPGKDRILGVTIVGHHAADVISEFVLAMKHGIGLNKILGTIHIYPTMAEANKYAAGLWKKTHAPKKLLAWVAKYHAWVRK
- a CDS encoding YaiI/YqxD family protein, which translates into the protein MSTPFISAWGELMGHRRIWVDADACPVVIKNILFKAAQRVGIFLTLVANQQMYIPRSKWITLIQVVPGFDEADNEIVNRVCPDDIVITSDIPLAAKVLEKRGHALNPRGELYSKDTIRGVLLMRDFKETLRSSGIETGGPPALTQKNRNIFAANLDKLLLKTICS
- the proC gene encoding pyrroline-5-carboxylate reductase, with product MLQEKKIGFIGSGNMGEALISGLVLSKAAKPENIICSDVAEDRLKELQTKYKVVTTTDNIEVVKKSEIIVYATKPQILGLVLKETASALDTSKLIISIAAGVPLAAIASGLKKELRLIRVMPNICAFVKESATAIAAGEYATKEDIALARAIFDSVGKTVFIQENILMDAFTGLSGSGPAYIFTIVDAMADAGVKMGLSRKDSLFLSTQTVLGAAKLLLESKEHPGQLKDRVLSPGGTAVVGIHTLEQGGLRTTMINAVEAAAKRSKELGDMMVKEFIKNNKKDC
- a CDS encoding KamA family radical SAM protein; amino-acid sequence: MQYRPYTLKNYQKISKLKSLPETASFDMNVVGRVLPFKTNNYVVDELIDWDNYDKDPLFAINFPQKRLLEPEHFELVSGLLESGADTGTIDRTVDEIRQGLNPHPAGQLDFNVPVLAGNKVSGIQHKYKETMLVFPAQGQTCHAYCTFCFRWPQFTGMSGHKIALKQSDIFIEYLKHHPEITDVLFTGGDPMTMSAGRLEVYINALLESGPSNLRTIRIGTKSLSYWPYRYLTDNDSEKILELFRKITDSGLHLSIMAHINHYREMSTDAFREAVKRIQQTGAVIRSQSPVLKNVNDSSDIWEKMWIDQVNLGIIPYYMFIPRDTGSHIFFSIPLIKAYDIFRKAFSRVSGLARTVRGPSMSALPGKIKIDGIPDINGKKYIAMSLIQGRSPDWVKKPFFAEYDENACWINELKPAFGETSFFFERDEFKSVD
- the rbr gene encoding rubrerythrin — protein: MVKFRESQTAINLHTSFAAETQARTRYDFFANKARDEGYIQIAKIFDETANQEFEHALRFFKFFNGGELEIKWTFPTGVIKDTYANLLSAAALEKYVSEDMYAKFAKIAEDEGFERAKDTFVNIIVAEKHHEKLYLELAGNIATDRVIKKDDERVWRCLSCGYIHTGKAAPRKCPACVKPAGFFELLCENW
- a CDS encoding DVU0772 family protein — protein: MSLNDIKKNYDLINSVDWDMTPEEAIALHLEWGPLRSQAYYNSRDNSNETVYFVINTWKKIPILTLVRRRGFDSEELGTFKLPQNLEKEFMNGIGKYKGVYAVDGNVRDWLKKELDV
- a CDS encoding MarR family winged helix-turn-helix transcriptional regulator; this translates as MDQLKNIRCRELLVLLRKITQAIDMHSKRLDKNFGLTGPQLIILQELLNGEMAVSELARKVSLSQGTVTDIIHRLEKKSLIIKRRSDLDKRCVMITLSEKCRHILDLAPPPLQETFADSFTHLEEWEQLMILSSMNRIVDMMSAEKIKSSSIIASVPVKISS
- a CDS encoding TIGR02757 family protein; amino-acid sequence: MDPDPLLFLYDYPEKKNREIAGFIAACFAYGRVDQIMKTVGHILGKLGPDPFTYLMTRTKKDMANEFKGFRYRFANESHLVHLLWGIRTVLKKFSSLENCFYEGTESTDENVLPGLVFLFEQMNQHNKTGHLLADPKKKSACKRSNLFLRWMVRKDQVDPGGWDKISPSILIVPLDTHMYKTGLMLEFTQRKSMDLKTALEITQGFRTVLRQDPVKYDFCLTRFGIRKGMSMEHLKKAVCG
- a CDS encoding ammonium transporter, which encodes MLGKKILMSSGGVLLTATRAFAEAGVIDTGDTAWVTISTALVMMMTPAGLALFYGGMSRYKNMLNTIAMILVAYCLASIVWVGWGYSLAFGEGSTLFIGNLQYFFLSGIDIHSVSGTIPTLIFVLFQMTFACIGVAIILGSVVDRMKFSSWIVFTILWVTFVYTPVCNWAWGGGWMHKIGALDFAGGNVVHINAGVSGLVLAMFLGKRNGYGKESMIPSSVSFTALGAGLLWFGWFGFNAGSALAADGIAASAFLVTNTAAAMGGLAWLFVEWKHSKKPTLLGLASGAIAGLVGITPAAGFVTLAGALVIGAVAGIIGFFGVAVLKQKLGYDDSLDAFGIHGLCGMWGAMATGLFASPSITEGAAGLFYGNPGQVWIQFLSIVGTIAFSATATLIVVLVTRMLTNGLRVDREEEFAGLDNALHGERAFEIE
- a CDS encoding ferredoxin, producing MKVTITKQCMGDRNCNDLCPEVFEYDEDQLKSTIKIDDIPKHLEEIVRRAADECGADAIIIEE